One Hallerella porci genomic window carries:
- a CDS encoding RloB family protein produces MTTRREERPAKKMKPMFLVFCEGETEEKYLDFLRREYKSPIKIIVKKEGARISQHLIDSRKKELKISSRDCVKTFLLYDLDVVAINQKLKNCKATFLCSNPCIELWFLLHCKNQSSFIGSVKPFYIAAWLFPKNCGSAAVLTSALSHQTV; encoded by the coding sequence ATGACTACAAGAAGAGAGGAGAGACCTGCAAAAAAAATGAAGCCGATGTTTCTTGTTTTTTGCGAAGGAGAAACAGAAGAAAAATATCTTGATTTTTTACGAAGAGAATATAAGTCTCCCATTAAAATTATTGTCAAAAAAGAAGGCGCTCGCATTTCACAACATTTAATTGATTCACGCAAAAAGGAATTAAAAATTTCCTCCCGAGATTGCGTAAAAACATTTTTGCTGTATGATTTAGATGTTGTTGCAATCAACCAAAAATTGAAAAATTGTAAAGCGACATTCCTTTGTAGTAATCCTTGTATTGAGTTATGGTTTTTACTGCATTGTAAAAATCAAAGCAGTTTTATTGGCTCTGTCAAGCCTTTTTATATAGCTGCGTGGTTATTTCCGAAAAACTGCGGTTCTGCTGCGGTTTTGACCTCGGCTCTGTCACACCAAACTGTATGA
- a CDS encoding AAA family ATPase, which produces MLLKIELENFFSIKNKICIDFRAGNINSAQSRELQDNVIEWNHQKVLKTIGLFGPNASGKSNIIKAIHFCCRTILESHQYNEGGMFNFMPFKFDHFDSKPSSFFIDFVCENIEYEYSFTLNRSQILTESLFYFPNNRRAKIFVRNEKNEYSFGSVTIPAVKDVIESTSNVNLFLSRANNMNREFAQKIYRYFLNTLMLGLIPLNDKLVEDSFSKYKELILKALAICDSDISDVKLTHEKIKMPIPNIEEQMKIAFKEAEIDSIKIETFHQFNEKISFDIETEESNGTKKLFAVLIRLIDVVKNQKSLMLDEFDASLHTRLADFILDLIHASSKAQFLFTSHNTNLIDVKRLRKDQIVFVNKNNEGATDVYSLYDYKDFRENMDAQKGYLQGRFDAVPYVDSSVQTLKNLLGE; this is translated from the coding sequence ATGCTTCTAAAAATTGAATTAGAAAACTTCTTTTCGATCAAAAATAAAATCTGCATAGACTTTCGAGCAGGAAATATCAATTCTGCACAATCTCGTGAACTTCAAGATAATGTCATCGAATGGAATCATCAAAAAGTCCTAAAAACAATCGGACTTTTCGGACCCAATGCTTCGGGAAAATCCAATATTATTAAAGCGATTCATTTTTGTTGCAGAACCATTTTAGAATCTCATCAATACAATGAAGGTGGCATGTTCAATTTTATGCCATTTAAATTTGATCATTTTGATTCAAAACCAAGTTCATTTTTCATTGACTTTGTCTGTGAAAATATTGAATACGAATATTCCTTTACTTTAAATCGCAGTCAAATTTTAACAGAATCCTTGTTTTATTTTCCAAATAATCGACGCGCAAAAATTTTTGTGCGAAATGAAAAAAATGAATATTCTTTTGGCAGCGTCACAATTCCTGCGGTAAAAGATGTTATCGAAAGCACAAGCAATGTCAATCTGTTTTTAAGCCGCGCAAATAACATGAACAGAGAATTTGCACAAAAAATTTATCGCTATTTTCTAAACACATTGATGCTCGGGTTAATTCCTTTAAACGATAAACTCGTCGAAGATTCATTTAGCAAATATAAAGAACTTATTTTAAAAGCATTAGCCATTTGCGATAGCGACATTTCTGATGTGAAATTAACTCATGAGAAAATTAAAATGCCTATCCCAAATATCGAAGAACAAATGAAAATTGCATTCAAAGAAGCGGAAATCGATTCCATTAAAATTGAAACATTTCATCAATTTAATGAAAAAATTTCATTTGATATTGAAACCGAAGAATCGAACGGAACAAAAAAATTATTTGCCGTATTGATTCGGCTCATCGATGTGGTAAAAAATCAAAAATCTTTAATGCTCGATGAATTTGATGCAAGCCTGCATACGCGCTTAGCCGATTTTATTCTTGATTTAATTCACGCTTCGTCAAAAGCTCAATTTTTATTTACTTCGCACAATACAAATTTGATCGATGTAAAACGACTGCGCAAAGATCAAATTGTTTTTGTCAATAAAAATAACGAAGGCGCTACAGATGTTTATTCTTTATATGATTATAAAGATTTTCGAGAAAATATGGATGCGCAAAAAGGATATTTGCAAGGGCGATTTGATGCCGTTCCTTATGTAGATTCTTCAGTTCAAACATTAAAAAATCTTTTGGGGGAATAA
- the mutT gene encoding 8-oxo-dGTP diphosphatase MutT, which yields MKTIEVVAGVIRDGEKFFATQRGYGEFKDGWEFPGGKLEPGETPEEALVRELKEELAIDILVKDFICTVEYDYPKFHLTMHCFYCEIQRGTPQLLEHENAKWLSLAELNSVNFLPADVEVVKKIKREF from the coding sequence ATGAAAACAATCGAAGTTGTGGCAGGCGTTATTCGTGATGGCGAAAAATTTTTTGCGACTCAGCGCGGTTATGGCGAATTTAAAGATGGCTGGGAATTTCCGGGTGGAAAATTGGAGCCGGGCGAAACGCCAGAAGAAGCTTTAGTGCGTGAATTAAAAGAAGAACTCGCTATCGATATTTTGGTAAAGGATTTTATTTGCACCGTCGAATACGATTATCCGAAATTTCACTTGACGATGCATTGTTTTTATTGCGAAATTCAACGCGGCACGCCGCAATTACTCGAACACGAAAATGCGAAATGGTTAAGTCTTGCCGAACTCAATTCGGTGAATTTTCTCCCGGCAGATGTCGAAGTGGTGAAGAAAATAAAAAGAGAATTTTAG
- a CDS encoding HD family phosphohydrolase produces MKNKTLKLHTLFGCLVIIALGIILFPDKDLAQKSEVPHLGQISPRTIVAPISFEVPKSEQEIAGEKARAAAKVYAVFEFNHDETVRIQNDLKSYLASLSRYGALQSEISAAADDSSTQLKVQQASQIFHKLTNRLSNTAVQQLSSSKRARDSLESAFNRMLDQGVSNTLLATNNTSVQLFRDTYNIQDVNFLPYSKSEVSFVRDNEEKKIDASRIQPRERAIDETFTDLQQYFKSQAMQSAFYEALYVFTLPNVFYLKKETEHRQELAEKQVNSSKGMIPRGMELISQGAIVTKDVLERLEAMQNAMQKEEGSRHFTAVYGQIIFIAIIVVLFFLYFYFFHAQNFRNRKELWSITALAALQLGAFAAIHHFGAYIQANTPTLPKDIDLIWFFPFILSPVIATVLHNRQIGTLFAVFSASFLGILSGYDLSTAILSFGISWAGIHNLNSIRYRSQFIWSILAAIVAFALALTVQLLLRNRFHWEIIYPTFLAGVINIVIWSAVSSVLLIHLAERIFGITTDLTLMELSDFNRPILKRLSNLAPGTFHHSIQVANLAEKVADGIGANSLLVRTMALYHDIGKTMRPEFFTENQKQGINPHKNLQPRESADIILKHVTQGAELAKENKLPTAIINGILEHHGTSIIQYFYQEALKQDAATRVEDFTYPGPKPQSKETAILMLADVIEASSRAMSEPNSEKLNALVNTTITARLNEGQLSESGLNLRDVTQLTKIFLKSLDGTYHVRVKYPKEAFAAAYRK; encoded by the coding sequence ATGAAAAATAAAACTCTCAAGTTGCACACTCTTTTCGGATGCCTCGTCATCATCGCTTTGGGAATTATTTTATTCCCCGATAAAGACCTCGCCCAAAAGTCCGAGGTGCCGCACTTGGGTCAAATCAGTCCGCGGACAATCGTTGCGCCCATTTCTTTTGAAGTGCCGAAATCCGAACAGGAAATCGCGGGCGAAAAAGCGCGTGCCGCTGCCAAAGTATATGCGGTTTTCGAATTCAATCACGACGAAACTGTCCGCATTCAAAATGATTTGAAGTCTTACCTTGCAAGCCTTTCGCGTTACGGAGCTTTGCAATCCGAAATTTCTGCCGCCGCCGATGATTCGTCAACGCAACTGAAAGTGCAGCAAGCTTCTCAGATTTTTCACAAATTAACTAATCGACTTTCCAATACAGCGGTGCAACAACTTTCGTCGAGCAAACGCGCCCGCGATTCTCTCGAAAGCGCTTTTAATCGCATGCTAGATCAAGGCGTTTCAAATACGCTACTCGCGACGAACAATACAAGCGTTCAACTTTTCCGCGACACTTACAACATTCAAGACGTCAACTTTTTGCCGTATTCCAAATCCGAAGTTTCCTTTGTCCGCGATAATGAAGAAAAGAAAATTGACGCTAGCCGCATTCAGCCGCGCGAACGCGCCATCGATGAAACCTTCACCGACTTGCAGCAATATTTTAAAAGTCAAGCGATGCAGAGCGCCTTCTACGAAGCGCTTTACGTTTTCACTCTCCCGAATGTTTTCTATTTGAAAAAAGAAACGGAGCACCGCCAAGAACTCGCCGAGAAGCAAGTCAATTCGTCAAAAGGCATGATTCCCCGCGGCATGGAATTGATTTCGCAAGGAGCAATCGTTACCAAAGATGTACTCGAACGTTTGGAAGCGATGCAAAATGCGATGCAAAAAGAAGAAGGTTCTAGACACTTTACCGCTGTTTACGGGCAAATTATTTTCATCGCCATTATCGTCGTTTTATTCTTCTTATACTTTTACTTTTTCCACGCACAAAATTTCCGCAACCGCAAAGAGCTTTGGTCGATAACCGCTCTCGCGGCACTTCAACTCGGTGCATTTGCTGCGATTCATCACTTCGGCGCTTACATTCAAGCGAATACGCCGACTCTTCCGAAAGACATTGACCTGATTTGGTTTTTCCCCTTTATCCTTTCGCCGGTGATTGCAACCGTTTTGCACAACCGCCAAATCGGAACATTATTCGCCGTATTTTCGGCGTCTTTCCTCGGCATTCTTTCGGGCTACGATCTTTCGACCGCGATTCTTTCTTTTGGAATTAGCTGGGCGGGCATTCACAATTTAAACAGCATCCGTTATCGTTCGCAATTTATTTGGAGCATTCTCGCGGCAATCGTCGCCTTTGCGCTTGCGCTTACGGTGCAACTGCTTTTGCGTAACCGTTTCCATTGGGAAATTATTTATCCGACTTTCCTTGCTGGCGTTATCAACATTGTCATTTGGAGCGCGGTTTCTTCGGTGCTTCTAATTCACCTTGCCGAACGCATTTTTGGCATTACCACCGACTTAACTCTCATGGAACTTTCGGACTTTAATCGTCCCATTCTCAAGAGACTTTCCAATCTTGCTCCGGGAACATTCCACCATTCGATTCAAGTGGCAAACTTAGCCGAAAAAGTCGCCGACGGAATTGGCGCCAATTCTCTTCTCGTTCGCACGATGGCGCTTTACCACGACATCGGCAAAACGATGCGCCCCGAATTTTTTACCGAAAACCAAAAGCAAGGAATTAACCCGCACAAAAATCTTCAGCCGCGCGAATCCGCAGATATTATTTTGAAACACGTTACCCAAGGTGCAGAACTCGCGAAAGAAAACAAACTTCCGACTGCGATTATCAACGGCATTTTGGAACATCACGGCACAAGCATCATTCAATACTTCTACCAAGAAGCGTTAAAGCAAGACGCTGCCACGCGCGTAGAAGATTTTACTTATCCGGGACCAAAACCGCAATCCAAAGAAACGGCGATTTTAATGCTCGCCGATGTCATCGAAGCATCGAGCCGCGCCATGTCCGAGCCGAACAGTGAAAAGCTCAACGCACTCGTCAACACGACGATTACCGCCCGCTTAAACGAAGGACAACTTTCGGAAAGCGGTCTCAATTTGCGCGACGTTACGCAGCTCACCAAAATCTTTTTGAAAAGTCTCGACGGCACCTATCACGTGCGCGTCAAATATCCGAAAGAAGCATTCGCAGCAGCTTACCGCAAATAA
- a CDS encoding PhoH family protein: protein MVQEVRYPLSDDFKRIIAGENETVFRMVEDRFSVIIHARLSGLRIEAKGKSADISGALALLDQLKIAAKNGTFISPKYLARLLGEEKSPTKKSAKAFIPAEPIFRNKLGIPVVPKTISQAELVKVCEKNDIIFADGPAGTGKTFLAVAIAVASLENHEVERICLVRPAVEAGESLGYLPGDLKEKIAPYLRPIQDSLAELLPSEKLKKYQEEGQIEVAPLAYMRGRTLKHAFIILDEAQNTTIPQMQMFLTRLGEHSKAIITGDSSQIDLGPKQVSGLAHAIRLLSKVRGIAHISFPPTDVLRHPLVREIVKAYESGGKK from the coding sequence ATGGTTCAAGAAGTTCGTTACCCTCTTTCCGACGATTTTAAACGCATAATCGCCGGCGAAAATGAAACGGTTTTCCGCATGGTGGAAGACCGTTTTTCCGTTATCATCCACGCAAGACTTTCGGGACTTCGCATCGAAGCAAAAGGAAAGTCTGCCGATATTTCGGGTGCACTCGCATTGCTCGATCAATTAAAAATCGCAGCAAAAAACGGAACGTTCATTTCCCCAAAATATTTAGCGCGTCTTCTCGGCGAAGAAAAATCGCCGACGAAAAAATCCGCGAAAGCATTTATCCCTGCCGAGCCGATTTTCCGCAATAAACTCGGAATTCCCGTCGTTCCTAAAACCATTTCTCAAGCAGAACTCGTCAAAGTGTGCGAAAAGAATGACATTATTTTTGCCGATGGTCCTGCGGGAACAGGAAAAACATTTTTAGCGGTTGCGATTGCGGTTGCGAGTTTAGAGAATCACGAAGTCGAACGCATTTGTCTTGTGCGCCCTGCGGTCGAAGCGGGAGAATCCCTCGGGTATCTTCCCGGCGATTTGAAAGAAAAAATCGCCCCGTATCTGCGCCCGATTCAAGATAGTTTAGCGGAACTTCTTCCAAGTGAAAAACTGAAAAAATATCAAGAAGAAGGACAAATCGAAGTCGCTCCTCTCGCTTATATGCGCGGCCGCACTTTGAAGCACGCCTTTATCATTTTGGACGAAGCGCAGAATACGACGATTCCGCAAATGCAAATGTTCTTAACGCGTTTAGGGGAACATTCGAAAGCGATTATCACCGGCGATTCTTCGCAAATCGATCTCGGACCAAAGCAAGTTTCGGGACTCGCGCACGCGATTCGATTACTTTCAAAAGTCCGCGGCATTGCGCATATTTCGTTTCCGCCGACCGATGTGTTACGTCATCCTCTTGTCCGTGAAATTGTAAAAGCCTACGAATCCGGAGGCAAAAAATGA
- a CDS encoding aminopeptidase P family protein: MNRYSQVFLTPAGDDSAAKVYHSRRQKMLKKLQTVGIFAGMDRNPGSEEVFTEIGNKMVQDPAMLFLTGLNEPGCRLILNPLAENAAEREVLFLEEKDAFREFWTGIKVAYSEEGLDEIKKLTGFKTILPKRKFWNYLKKIVEEKSISKLEAFYLDFFFRNKKFQTKDDHNWKFAQELKRKFKGKCQIESLAFKHFMLRAVLDPMRIADSRRAQEWTKNAYEEFLRNFHSFKTERDAALFLNYKMQVQSDGDLAFPTIMACGENACCLHYVKNDEPLQDGKLVLMDFGIRAGTQHSDISRTIPVNGKFNALQKILYEIVLDAQKFHQQQVKPGECLCKLDANVWLFILKALQERFVSLGGKYKLLYDKRPHGVSHLIGEQIHEGDPVRIYRYEPLEPGMLISNEPGLYGYFEIDLNGVHYAENIGIRIENDLLITQNGCEDISKNLPREIAEIEALMTPKK, from the coding sequence ATGAATCGCTATTCTCAGGTTTTCCTCACGCCGGCAGGGGATGATTCTGCCGCCAAAGTGTATCATTCTCGTCGCCAAAAAATGCTCAAAAAATTGCAGACGGTGGGAATTTTTGCGGGAATGGACCGCAATCCGGGTTCCGAAGAAGTTTTTACAGAAATCGGAAACAAAATGGTGCAAGATCCGGCGATGCTTTTTTTAACGGGATTAAACGAGCCCGGTTGCCGCTTAATTTTGAATCCGTTGGCCGAAAATGCGGCGGAAAGGGAAGTGCTTTTCTTAGAAGAAAAAGATGCCTTTCGCGAATTTTGGACGGGAATTAAAGTCGCTTATTCCGAAGAAGGATTAGACGAAATTAAAAAACTCACGGGATTTAAAACGATTCTTCCGAAACGTAAATTTTGGAATTATTTAAAGAAAATCGTCGAAGAAAAATCCATTTCAAAATTGGAAGCGTTTTATTTAGACTTTTTCTTTAGGAATAAAAAGTTTCAAACGAAAGACGATCACAACTGGAAATTTGCGCAGGAATTGAAGAGAAAATTTAAGGGCAAATGCCAAATTGAAAGTCTTGCGTTCAAGCATTTTATGCTACGTGCTGTGCTCGATCCGATGCGGATTGCGGATTCGCGGCGGGCGCAAGAGTGGACGAAAAATGCGTATGAAGAATTTTTGCGCAATTTTCATTCCTTCAAAACAGAACGCGATGCAGCGCTTTTCTTGAATTATAAAATGCAAGTGCAAAGCGACGGCGATTTAGCATTCCCAACGATTATGGCGTGCGGTGAAAATGCTTGCTGTTTACATTATGTGAAAAACGATGAGCCTTTGCAAGATGGAAAATTGGTGCTCATGGATTTTGGCATCCGCGCGGGGACGCAGCACAGCGATATTTCTCGGACAATTCCTGTCAATGGAAAATTTAACGCACTGCAAAAAATTCTTTATGAAATCGTTCTCGATGCGCAAAAATTTCATCAGCAACAAGTCAAACCGGGCGAGTGTTTGTGTAAATTAGATGCCAATGTTTGGCTTTTTATTTTGAAAGCTTTGCAAGAACGCTTTGTGAGCCTTGGCGGTAAATACAAATTGCTTTACGATAAGCGCCCGCACGGCGTCAGCCATTTAATCGGCGAACAAATTCACGAAGGCGATCCGGTTAGAATTTACCGCTATGAACCATTAGAACCCGGCATGTTAATTTCGAATGAGCCCGGACTTTACGGCTATTTTGAAATCGATTTGAACGGCGTCCATTACGCAGAAAATATCGGCATTCGCATCGAAAATGATTTGCTCATTACCCAAAATGGCTGCGAAGATATTTCGAAAAATTTACCGCGGGAAATCGCTGAAATCGAAGCATTGATGACTCCGAAAAAGTAA
- a CDS encoding MFS transporter, producing the protein MWNVKGTLPLFLSIFGTTFAVMGHFVFTQKVLSTHYEGGELLFWSAWFQAFYLLPFIYMIVPASFFSNRFPKNRVLAWTSVVITASFIATGIFYTLKFYNLAIFFTLLTASAFAVHSPAKYGILKEMYGTKQLGFANAVLQIISVIALALAALLVPGLDSVESAFEGSLTVKEFLGKTVAWPWIFMGISALSTVAAFFVPSVRRGYASARRSSVFRNLAHTWKIPTVRACMVGISIFWIGVQIFVMVFQQQASASNETIALFKNGIFFAVIGLLLGSLIVARASREFIETGLVPMGALGSSICLVIVPFLSSQVAIDIAFFLVGTFSGMFLVTLNALLQFNTAPTNSGRILAVSNLIQIVLLGAFLGLETIVLHNVQKFFPEYQSWIFPGFFIAFAILSFIGFAYSLKHLPQALLRSLLRTFFSPYKLKVMGLQNIPDEGPVLLLGNHFSFIDWAVLQMATPRPLRIASNKDHFEKWYLRCILKRMGIIRIHKKNTAEAMEKIHEALKNGEAVVLFPEGEIAKTPFIGPFRVDYSQAIQDTETVIVPFYIQGLWGSRYAYSNDTHLFGPTLTRIITVAFGEPLPKETEPNKIRNIVREISIDAWSNSLKYYKPIASSWLYACKRVVRSGPSIYSPEGAHFSGYKLLCATLAFSRVFKKRLAGQKHVGIMLPPSAGGIIANLAGWVRGKINVNLNYTSAPDIVEKCIERAEIKTIITSRVFLERLKQKGTDYSVLSQVCELIYAEDVLKSIPKSAMIFHMFMGILLPVKLIEFFYFKKVKLSDTAAILFSSGTEGTPKGVELTHYNMVGNCQQLSCVYNANKSDVMLAELPLFHSFGLTVNVLLCLLEGIPIVVVADPTDVKTMARVCAEFHVTAFVGTPTFLRAFTVNRWVHPMCFKYLRLIIAGAEKLRPEISTAFRLKFGKEIFEGYGCTETAPVASVNLDNILLDDYLTMQVNNKPGTVGMPLCGTLYKIVDPDTNQELPIGEDGMILIGGCQVMKGYLKDSEHTKNAIIEMDGRRWYRTGDKGHLDEDGFLTIVDRYSRFAKLGGEMISLGAVEIRINETKILEGFDYMVTTIPDSAKGECVVLLYSGAEMEPADVLRALRKSGIPPLMVPGLAFKVPQIPKLGTGKADFKASKKLALELANA; encoded by the coding sequence ATGTGGAATGTTAAAGGTACGCTTCCCTTGTTCCTTTCCATTTTTGGAACCACCTTCGCGGTGATGGGGCACTTTGTCTTTACGCAAAAAGTTCTTTCAACGCATTACGAGGGCGGAGAGCTTCTCTTTTGGAGCGCTTGGTTTCAAGCATTTTATCTCTTGCCTTTCATCTACATGATCGTTCCGGCGAGTTTCTTCTCGAATCGCTTTCCGAAAAATCGCGTGCTCGCTTGGACGTCGGTCGTCATCACCGCTTCGTTTATTGCAACGGGCATTTTTTACACATTAAAATTTTACAACTTGGCGATTTTCTTTACGCTTTTAACGGCTTCGGCTTTTGCGGTGCATAGTCCTGCGAAATACGGCATTTTGAAAGAAATGTACGGGACAAAGCAGCTCGGCTTTGCAAACGCAGTTTTGCAAATTATTTCGGTGATTGCGCTTGCGCTCGCGGCTCTTCTTGTGCCCGGATTGGATTCGGTGGAGTCGGCTTTTGAAGGTTCGTTAACGGTCAAAGAATTCCTCGGAAAAACGGTTGCGTGGCCGTGGATTTTTATGGGAATTAGCGCACTTTCAACGGTTGCCGCTTTCTTTGTGCCGAGCGTTCGCCGCGGTTATGCGTCGGCAAGACGTTCTTCGGTCTTCCGGAATTTGGCGCATACTTGGAAAATTCCGACCGTCCGCGCTTGTATGGTGGGCATTTCCATTTTCTGGATTGGCGTGCAGATTTTTGTGATGGTTTTCCAGCAGCAAGCGTCGGCGTCAAACGAAACGATTGCGCTTTTTAAGAACGGCATTTTCTTCGCGGTCATCGGACTTCTTTTGGGCTCGTTGATTGTGGCGCGCGCCTCGCGGGAATTTATCGAAACCGGACTTGTGCCGATGGGCGCTCTCGGTTCTTCGATTTGCTTAGTCATCGTGCCGTTCCTTTCTTCGCAGGTGGCGATTGATATTGCATTCTTCCTTGTCGGTACATTCAGCGGAATGTTCCTTGTCACATTAAACGCTCTTTTGCAATTTAATACGGCGCCGACGAATTCGGGGCGCATTCTCGCCGTTTCGAATTTGATTCAGATTGTGCTTCTCGGCGCTTTCCTCGGACTCGAAACTATTGTGCTGCATAATGTGCAGAAATTTTTCCCCGAATATCAAAGTTGGATTTTCCCGGGCTTCTTCATCGCCTTTGCAATTCTTTCGTTTATCGGTTTTGCGTATTCGTTAAAGCATTTGCCGCAGGCGCTTTTGCGTTCACTTCTCCGCACATTCTTTAGTCCGTATAAACTCAAGGTTATGGGCCTGCAGAATATTCCCGACGAAGGGCCGGTGCTTCTTCTCGGCAACCATTTTAGCTTTATTGACTGGGCGGTTCTTCAGATGGCGACGCCGCGTCCGCTGCGCATCGCAAGTAACAAAGACCACTTTGAAAAATGGTATTTGCGCTGCATTTTAAAGCGCATGGGAATTATCCGCATTCACAAGAAAAATACAGCGGAAGCGATGGAAAAAATCCACGAAGCGCTGAAAAATGGGGAAGCGGTCGTGCTCTTCCCCGAAGGTGAAATTGCGAAAACTCCGTTTATCGGACCTTTCCGCGTGGACTATTCTCAAGCGATTCAAGATACGGAAACCGTTATCGTTCCGTTCTACATTCAAGGACTTTGGGGAAGCCGTTACGCTTATTCGAACGATACGCATCTCTTTGGCCCGACTTTAACTCGGATTATTACTGTAGCATTTGGCGAACCGCTTCCGAAAGAAACGGAGCCGAATAAAATCCGCAACATTGTCCGCGAAATTTCAATTGATGCGTGGAGCAATTCGCTGAAATATTATAAGCCGATTGCTTCGTCTTGGCTTTATGCGTGCAAACGCGTTGTGCGTTCGGGACCTTCGATTTACAGTCCCGAAGGTGCGCATTTCTCGGGCTATAAATTGCTTTGTGCCACATTAGCGTTTAGCCGCGTTTTCAAAAAGCGTTTAGCAGGGCAAAAGCATGTGGGGATTATGCTGCCTCCTTCTGCGGGCGGAATCATTGCGAATCTCGCCGGTTGGGTCCGCGGAAAAATCAATGTGAATTTGAATTATACATCGGCGCCGGATATTGTCGAAAAGTGCATTGAACGCGCAGAAATTAAAACGATTATCACGAGTCGCGTTTTCTTGGAACGCTTGAAGCAAAAGGGAACGGATTACTCGGTACTTTCACAAGTGTGCGAACTCATCTACGCCGAAGATGTGCTCAAGAGTATTCCGAAATCTGCGATGATTTTCCACATGTTTATGGGAATTCTTCTCCCGGTAAAACTCATCGAATTTTTCTATTTCAAAAAGGTGAAACTTTCGGATACCGCAGCGATTCTCTTTAGTTCGGGAACCGAAGGCACGCCGAAGGGAGTTGAACTTACCCATTATAATATGGTGGGAAATTGCCAGCAACTTTCTTGCGTTTATAATGCGAACAAATCCGACGTGATGCTCGCAGAACTTCCGCTTTTCCATTCGTTTGGTTTGACGGTGAACGTGTTGCTTTGCCTCTTGGAAGGAATTCCAATCGTCGTCGTCGCGGACCCGACCGATGTGAAAACGATGGCTCGCGTTTGCGCCGAATTCCATGTGACTGCATTTGTGGGAACGCCGACATTCTTGCGCGCCTTTACGGTGAACCGTTGGGTGCATCCGATGTGCTTTAAGTATCTGCGTTTGATTATCGCGGGCGCCGAAAAACTTCGCCCCGAAATTTCTACCGCATTCCGTTTGAAATTCGGCAAGGAAATTTTCGAAGGCTACGGTTGCACTGAAACAGCGCCGGTGGCATCGGTCAATTTGGATAACATTCTTCTCGACGATTATTTAACGATGCAGGTGAACAACAAACCGGGAACGGTGGGAATGCCTCTCTGCGGGACTCTTTATAAAATCGTGGATCCGGATACGAATCAAGAATTGCCCATCGGCGAAGACGGAATGATTCTTATCGGCGGCTGCCAAGTGATGAAGGGTTACCTCAAAGATTCGGAACATACGAAGAATGCGATTATCGAAATGGATGGTAGACGTTGGTACCGTACCGGCGACAAAGGCCATTTAGACGAAGATGGTTTCTTAACAATCGTCGATCGTTACAGCCGATTCGCAAAACTCGGTGGCGAAATGATTTCACTCGGTGCAGTTGAAATCCGCATCAATGAAACAAAAATTTTGGAAGGCTTCGATTATATGGTGACGACAATTCCTGACAGTGCAAAGGGTGAATGCGTCGTGCTCTTGTATTCGGGCGCCGAGATGGAACCTGCCGATGTTTTACGCGCATTGCGTAAGTCGGGAATTCCGCCTCTTATGGTGCCGGGCCTTGCTTTCAAAGTTCCGCAGATTCCCAAACTCGGAACGGGCAAAGCAGACTTCAAGGCTTCGAAGAAGCTCGCGCTTGAATTAGCAAACGCTTAA